A portion of the Calliphora vicina chromosome 5, idCalVici1.1, whole genome shotgun sequence genome contains these proteins:
- the LOC135960573 gene encoding mitochondrial ribosome and complex I assembly factor AltMIEF1 yields MLQPSKQQVLRLYKHLIRYGNQLQLTDKSYYLGRVRREFRENSQETEQHKIEFNFKRGETLLRKGRIL; encoded by the exons atgTTACAACCTTCCAAACAACAAGTTTTACGATTGTACAAACATTTAATACGTTACGGCAATCAATTGCAATTGACGGATAAATCCTATTACTTGGGAAGAGTAAGAAGAGAGTTTAGAGAAAATAGCCAAGAAACGGAACAAcacaaaattgaatttaactttaag AGAGGTGAAACTTTATTGCGTAAAGGCCGcatattgtaa